Proteins from one Vicia villosa cultivar HV-30 ecotype Madison, WI unplaced genomic scaffold, Vvil1.0 ctg.000253F_1_1, whole genome shotgun sequence genomic window:
- the LOC131625998 gene encoding uncharacterized protein LOC131625998, producing MMQQMMQQNQMMAQMMQGMQGQQPPTQAPVPQTATGPDFRAFFRMDPPEFVGGLDSLLAHDWLAGMERVFQAIQCTEEEKDWQHFKVAFLEKYFPNSVRTQKEREFQNFKQGDMSVSEYAEKFEDLADYSRQAVYAPDELWKIDHLKRVQEERNQNRANFREQGRSTQHLRPRNPPPKRKQVYGDQSTQPPQCHKCGRKHAGECKLVPVTCYRCGEQGHIAPRCPQKRIPEKTAGRVYTMDSRKAKGNNNLIAVL from the exons ATGATGCAGCAGATGATGCAGCAGAACCAGATGATGgctcaaatgatgcaaggcatgcagggACAACAACCTCCTACTCAAGCTCCTGTTCCTCAAACTGCGACTGGACCTGATTTTCGTGCCTTCTTCAGGATGGATCCTCCAGAGTTTGTTGGCGGACTTGATTCACTCTTGGCTCATGACTGGTTAGCTGGAATGGAGAGGGTGTTTCAAGCTATTCAGTGTACTgaagaagagaag GATTGGCAACACTTTAAAGTGGCATTCTTAGAGAAGTATTTCCCTAATAGTGTAAGGACCCAGAAGGAGAGAGAATTCCAGAACTTCAAGCAAGGTGACATGTCTGTTTCAGAATATGCAGAGAAGTTTGAGGACTTGGCAGACTATTCCAGACAGGCTGTTTATGCTCcagatgaactatggaagattgatca TCTGAAGAGGGTTcaagaagagaggaaccagaacagGGCTAATTTCAGAGAGCAAGGAAGGTCTACCCAGCACTTGAGGCCCCGTAATCCTCCACCAAAGAGGAAGCAGGTTTATGGTGATCAGTCGACTCAGCCGCCACAATGCCACAAGTGTGGAAGGAAGCATGCCGGGGAGTGCAAGTTGGTGCCTGTGACTTGTTATAGATGCGGTGAGCAGGGCCACATAGCTCCACGGTGTCCACAAAAGAGGATTCCGGAGAAGACTGCAGGTCGTGTTTACACCATGGATTCGAGAAAGGCCAAGGGAAACAACAATCTCATCgcgg TCCTATGA